A region from the Benincasa hispida cultivar B227 chromosome 8, ASM972705v1, whole genome shotgun sequence genome encodes:
- the LOC120083799 gene encoding autophagy-related protein 8C, with the protein MAKSSFKLEHPLERRQAEAARIREKYPDRIPVIVEKAERSDIPDIDKKKYLVPADLTVGQFVYVVRKRIKLSSEKAIFIFIKNTLPPTAALMSSIYEENKDEDGFLYMTYSGENTFGF; encoded by the exons ATGGCTAAAAGCTCGTTCAAGCTCGAACATCCGCTAG AAAGGAGACAAGCTGAAGCTGCTCGCATTAGGGAGAAATATCCGGATAGAATTCCC GTGATTGTGGAGAAAGCTGAAAGGAGTGACATTCCTGACATAGATAAGAAGAA GTACCTTGTCCCTGCTGATCTGACTGTTGGGCAGTTTGTTTATGTTGTCCGGAAAAGGATTAAGCTTAGTTCCGAGAAGGCTATTTTCATCTTTATAAAAAACACACTACCTCCAACTG CTGCTTTGATGTCATCAATCTATGAAGAAAACAAGGATGAAGATGGTTTTCTATACATGACTTACAGTGGAGAGAACACGTTTGGATTCTGA
- the LOC120082859 gene encoding soluble starch synthase 3, chloroplastic/amyloplastic isoform X2 — translation MEVALQAHVSRSWRTTNFTEAQAGSLRFRLFHGNTASSTTSTTLSPLWFRGHVVAGRSFRIVASARQSDSSRKRSRKLSTARLESSAPKGFKPKVPLGASTPKRDHGSDEEKEGSATLKSSAHTKPNQAAVKLKVGDEEDLAAKVSQEDADVQKMEENDAEIKSSLTSKSTSVGESAAEIDNGMAGRLSGIGQKSLEKEEENEPSEAVSGVLDNSVEDEPLKKEEKLTEEESLKLKLEMEAIAKRHEIKKLAEENLLGGIQVFVFPPVVKPDQNIELFFNRSLSILNGEQDVLIMGAFNDWKWKSFTMRLNKANIDGDWWSCQIHVPKEAYKIDFVFFNGKDVYENNDEKDFCIYVEGGMDASTFEDFLLEEKRKELERLAKERTERERQEEEARRIEAEKVAMAADRDQARADTEKRREMVKQLSKMAAKSVDNVWFIEPTEFQGGDLVRLYYNKNSGPLAHAEELWVHGGHNNWTDGLSIIEKLVFAETKDNCDWWYADVIVPDRALVLDWVLADGLPKKANIYDNNKRLDFHAIVPKAISEELYWVEEERRIYRKLQEERRLREEALRAKVERTARMKSETKERTMKNFLLSQEHIVFTDPVDVQAGSAVTVFYNPANTPLNGKPEVWFRCSFNRWSHRNGPLPPQKMLPADGGSHVKATVKVPLDAYMMDFVFSEREDGGIFDNKNGMDYHIPVVGGISKEPPLHIVHIAVEMAPIAKVGGLGDVVTSLSRAIQDLNHNVDIVLPKYDCLNLSNVENFHHRQNYFWGGTEVKVWFGKVEGLSVYFLEPQNGFFWTGCIYGCANDGERFGFFCHAALEFLLQGGFHPDIIHCHDWSSAPVAWLFKEQYMHYGLTKARVVFTIHNLEFGAQLIGRAMLYSDKATTVSPTYSKEVSGNPVIAPHLHKFHGIVNGIDPDIWDPYNDKFIPVPYTSENVVEGKRAAKEALQQRLGLSRSDLPLVGIITRLTHQKGIHLIKHAIWRTLDRGGQVVLLGSAPDPRIQNDFVNLANQLHSSYPDRARLCLTYDEPLSHLIYAGGDLILVPSIFEPCGLTQLTAMRYGSVPVVRKTGGLYDTVFDVDHDKERAQAAGLEPNGFNFEGADPSGVDYALNRAISAWYNDRSWFHSLCKRVMEQDWSWNRPALDYLELYHAARK, via the exons ATGGAGGTGGCGCTTCAGGCACATGTGTCCCGGAGTTGGAGGACCACGAATTTTACTGAAGCACAAGCTGGGAGTTTGAGGTTCAGACTCTTTCATGGAAATACAGCGTCGTCTACTACTTCTACTACACTG TCTCCCTTATGGTTCAGAGGGCATGTTGTAGCCGGGAGGTCGTTCAGAATTGTTGCTAGTGCCCGTCAGTCAG ATTCTTCAAGGAAGAGATCTAGGAAATTGTCAACAGCAAGACTTGAAAGCTCTGCACCAAAGGGGTTCAAACCCAAAGTTCCTCTAGGAGCAAGCACCCCTAAAAGAGATCACGGTAGTGATGAAGAGAAAGAAGGCTCTGCAACGCTAAAATCTAGTGCACACACAAAGCCTAATCAGGCAGCAGTTAAATTGAAGGTGGGTGATGAGGAGGATTTAGCAGCTAAAGTTTCGCAAGAGGATGCAGATGTACAAAAAATGGAAGAGAATGATGCAGAAATTAAAAGCTCTTTGACAAGTAAATCTACTTCTGTTGGTGAAAGTGCTGCAGAAATAGATAATGGAATGGCAGGTAGGTTAAGTGGGATAGGCCAAAAATCACTGGAGAAAGAAGAGGAGAATGAGCCAAGTGAAGCAGTTTCAGGTGTCCTAGATAACTCTGTGGAAGATGAACCTctcaagaaagaagaaaaattaactGAAGAAGaatctttaaaattaaagttgGAGATGGAAGCAATAGCAAAGAGACATGAAATTAAGAAACTGGCTGAGGAAAACTTACTAGGAGGAATTCAAGTGTTTGTTTTTCCGCCAGTTGTTAAACCTGATCAAAATATAGAATTGTTCTTTAATAGGAGTCTTTCCATTCTGAATGGAGAGCAAGATGTTTTGATCATGGGAGCATTCAATGACTGGAAATGGAAATCTTTTACCATGAGGCTAAACAAAGCAAATATTGATGGGGATTGGTGGTCTTGTCAGATTCATGTTCCCAAGGAGGCTTACAAGATAGACTTCGTGTTCTTTAATGGGAAAGATGTCTATGAAAATAATGATGAAAAGGATTTCTGCATATATGTGGAAGGCGGAATGGATGCCTCTACATTTGAAGATTTCTTATTAGAGGAGAAACGTAAAGAACTTGAAAGACTTGCGAAAGAGAGGACTGAAAGGGAAAGACAAGAAGAAGAGGCGAGGCGAATAGAAGCTGAGAAGGTTGCTATGGCAGCTGACAGAGATCAGGCGAGGGCAGATACTGAAAAAAGGAGAGAGATGGTAAAACAGCTTTCAAAAATGGCAGCAAAGTCTGTTGATAATGTTTGGTTCATTGAACCTACTGAATTTCAAGGTGGAGACTTAGTCAggttatattataataaaaattcagGTCCTCTGGCTCATGCAGAAGAGCTTTGGGTTCATGGTGGGCATAATAATTGGACAGATGGATTATCCATTATTGAAAAACTTGTCTTTGCTGAGACAAAGGACAATTGTGATTGGTGGTATGCTGATG TAATCGTACCTGATCGAGCACTTGTTCTGGATTGGGTTCTTGCTGATGGGCTGCCCAAAAAGGCCAATATTTATGATAACAACAAACGTCTTGATTTCCATGCTATTGTTCCAAAAGCCATTTCTGAGGAGCTTTACTGGGTTGAGGAAGAACGCAGGATTTATAGGAAACTTCAGGAAGAGAGGAGATTAAGAGAGGAAGCTCTCCGTGCCAAG GTTGAAAGAACAGCTCGTATGAAATCTGAGACAAAGGAAAGAACCATGAAAAACTTTTTGTTATCACAGGAACACATAGTGTTTACTGATCCCGTTGATGTTCAAGCAGGGAGCGCAGTGACAGTCTTTTACAATCCTGCCAATACACCTCTGAATGGAAAACCTGAAGTATGGTTCAGATGTTCATTTAATCGTTGGTCCCACCGTAACGGTCCATTGCCACCACAAAAAATGTTGCCTGCTGATGGTGGCAGCCATGTGAAAGCCACTG TTAAGGTTCCATTGGACGCATATATGATGGATTTTGTATTTTCTGAGAGAGAAGATGGTGGGATATTTGACAATAAAAATGGCATGGATTATCATATACCTGTGGTGGGTGGAATAAGTAAGGAGCCACCATTGCACATTGTGCATATAGCTGTAGAAATGGCACCTATTGCAAAG GTTGGAGGTCTTGGTGATGTTGTAACTAGTTTATCCCGTGCCATTCAAGATTTGAACCATAATGTGGACATTGTTCTACCTAAATATGACTGTCTGAACCTAAGCAAT GTGGAAAATTTTCACCATCGACAAAATTATTTCTGGGGAGGAACAGAAGTAAAAGTCTGGTTCGGCAAAGTGGAAGGGCTCTCTGTTTACTTTTTGGAGCCTCAAAACGG ATTCTTTTGGACAGGATGTATATATGGTTGTGCAAATGATGGGGAGAGGTTTGGTTTCTTTTGTCATGCTGCTCTTGAATTCTTACTCCAAGGAGGATTTCATCCT GATATTATCCATTGTCATGATTGGTCTAGTGCACCAGTTGCTTGGTTATTCAAGGAACAATACATGCACTATGGCCTTACTAAAGCACGGGTTGTCTTCACTATTCACAATTTAGAATTTGGAGCGCAGCTTATTGGGAGAGCAATGTTGTACTCGGACAAGGCTACAACT GTGTCTCCTACGTACTCGAAGGAGGTGTCGGGAAATCCTGTCATTGCTCCCCATCTTCACAAGTTTCATGGCATTGTGAATGGAATAGACCCTGACATATGGGATCCATATAATGACAAGTTTATTCCG GTACCATACACTTCAGAGAATGTTGTTGAGGGAAAAAGAGCTGCCAAGGAAGCATTACAACAGAGACTTGGCCTAAGTAGGTCTGATCTGCCTTTAGTAGGGATTATCACTCGCTTAACTCATCAaaagggaatccatctcatcaagCATGCTATCTGGCGAACTCTAGATAGGGGTGGACAG GTTGTTTTGCTTGGTTCAGCTCCTGATCCGCGCATTCAAAATGATTTTGTGAATTTAGCAAATCAATTGCATTCATCTTACCCAGACCGTGCTCGTCTTTGTTTGACTTATGATGAGCCTCTTTCACACTTG ATTTATGCTGGTGGAGATCTGATACTTGTACCTTCAATTTTTGAGCCATGTGGTCTAACTCAGCTCACTGCAATGAGATATGGTTCAGTACCCGTTGTCCGAAAAACTGGAG gACTTTATGACACTGTGTTTGACGTCGATCACGATAAAGAAAGAGCACAAGCAGCAGGCCTTGAACCAAATGGATTCAATTTTGAAGGAGCAGATCCATCTGGTGTTGACTATGCTCTTAATAG AGCAATCTCTGCATGGTACAACGATCGAAGTTGGTTTCATTCATTGTGCAAGAGAGTGATGGAGCAAGACTGGTCTTGGAATCGGCCTGCTCTTGACTACTTGGAGCTTTATCATGCAGCACGGAAATGA
- the LOC120083273 gene encoding uncharacterized protein LOC120083273 — MANWSSALRKNYGFSEDLEEEDVWNSVKGKEDSSNFITRDSNDCYYSSSSSSSSSSSSSSSTWRLPSAPKMIPKSISTRTHETQMANNRSSAPVDIPDWSKIYGKMGSSSCDKSDGRDQEDIDGEEDDMVPPHEWIAQKLARSRISSFSVCEGVGRTLKGRDLSKVRNAILTKTGFLE; from the coding sequence ATGGCGAATTGGAGTAGTGCTCTGAGAAAAAACTATGGATTCAGTGaagatttagaagaagaagatgtgtGGAATTCTGTTAAAGGTAAAGAAGATTCTTCAAATTTCATCACGAGAGACTCCAATGACTGTTATTACtcgtcttcttcatcttcatcatcatcatcttcttcttcttcttccacttggcgTCTTCCATCTGCACCAAAAATGATCCCGAAATCCATTTCAACAAGAACACACGAAACCCAGATGGCCAATAATCGATCCTCTGCTCCGGTGGATATTcctgattggtccaaaatttacGGCAAAATGGGCTCGTCCTCCTGTGACAAAAGTGACGGCAGAGATCAAGAAGATATCGACGGTGAAGAAGACGATATGGTGCCACCTCATGAATGGATTGCTCAGAAATTAGCGAGAAGCAGAATTTCGTCATTCTCTGTTTGTGAAGGGGTTGGAAGAACTCTCAAAGGAAGGGATTTAAGCAAAGTTCGAAACGCCATTTTAACCAAGACTGGTTTTTTAGAGTGA
- the LOC120082859 gene encoding soluble starch synthase 3, chloroplastic/amyloplastic isoform X1 yields MEVALQAHVSRSWRTTNFTEAQAGSLRFRLFHGNTASSTTSTTLSPLWFRGHVVAGRSFRIVASARQSDSSRKRSRKLSTARLESSAPKGFKPKVPLGASTPKRDHGSDEEKEGSATLKSSAHTKPNQAAVKLKVGDEEDLAAKVSQEDADVQKMEENDAEIKSSLTSKSTSVGESAAEIDNGMAGRLSGIGQKSLEKEEENEPSEAVSGVLDNSVEDEPLKKEEKLTEEESLKLKLEMEAIAKRHEIKKLAEENLLGGIQVFVFPPVVKPDQNIELFFNRSLSILNGEQDVLIMGAFNDWKWKSFTMRLNKANIDGDWWSCQIHVPKEAYKIDFVFFNGKDVYENNDEKDFCIYVEGGMDASTFEDFLLEEKRKELERLAKERTERERQEEEARRIEAEKVAMAADRDQARADTEKRREMVKQLSKMAAKSVDNVWFIEPTEFQGGDLVRLYYNKNSGPLAHAEELWVHGGHNNWTDGLSIIEKLVFAETKDNCDWWYADVIVPDRALVLDWVLADGLPKKANIYDNNKRLDFHAIVPKAISEELYWVEEERRIYRKLQEERRLREEALRAKVERTARMKSETKERTMKNFLLSQEHIVFTDPVDVQAGSAVTVFYNPANTPLNGKPEVWFRCSFNRWSHRNGPLPPQKMLPADGGSHVKATVKVPLDAYMMDFVFSEREDGGIFDNKNGMDYHIPVVGGISKEPPLHIVHIAVEMAPIAKVGGLGDVVTSLSRAIQDLNHNVDIVLPKYDCLNLSNVENFHHRQNYFWGGTEVKVWFGKVEGLSVYFLEPQNGFFWTGCIYGCANDGERFGFFCHAALEFLLQGGFHPDIIHCHDWSSAPVAWLFKEQYMHYGLTKARVVFTIHNLEFGAQLIGRAMLYSDKATTVSPTYSKEVSGNPVIAPHLHKFHGIVNGIDPDIWDPYNDKFIPVPYTSENVVEGKRAAKEALQQRLGLSRSDLPLVGIITRLTHQKGIHLIKHAIWRTLDRGGQVVLLGSAPDPRIQNDFVNLANQLHSSYPDRARLCLTYDEPLSHLIYAGGDLILVPSIFEPCGLTQLTAMRYGSVPVVRKTGGLYDTVFDVDHDKERAQAAGLEPNGFNFEGADPSGVDYALNRRIWDEGWELLVPSPSYSSPKKHKYGYEIQIRHDMNSATLFLKAHVY; encoded by the exons ATGGAGGTGGCGCTTCAGGCACATGTGTCCCGGAGTTGGAGGACCACGAATTTTACTGAAGCACAAGCTGGGAGTTTGAGGTTCAGACTCTTTCATGGAAATACAGCGTCGTCTACTACTTCTACTACACTG TCTCCCTTATGGTTCAGAGGGCATGTTGTAGCCGGGAGGTCGTTCAGAATTGTTGCTAGTGCCCGTCAGTCAG ATTCTTCAAGGAAGAGATCTAGGAAATTGTCAACAGCAAGACTTGAAAGCTCTGCACCAAAGGGGTTCAAACCCAAAGTTCCTCTAGGAGCAAGCACCCCTAAAAGAGATCACGGTAGTGATGAAGAGAAAGAAGGCTCTGCAACGCTAAAATCTAGTGCACACACAAAGCCTAATCAGGCAGCAGTTAAATTGAAGGTGGGTGATGAGGAGGATTTAGCAGCTAAAGTTTCGCAAGAGGATGCAGATGTACAAAAAATGGAAGAGAATGATGCAGAAATTAAAAGCTCTTTGACAAGTAAATCTACTTCTGTTGGTGAAAGTGCTGCAGAAATAGATAATGGAATGGCAGGTAGGTTAAGTGGGATAGGCCAAAAATCACTGGAGAAAGAAGAGGAGAATGAGCCAAGTGAAGCAGTTTCAGGTGTCCTAGATAACTCTGTGGAAGATGAACCTctcaagaaagaagaaaaattaactGAAGAAGaatctttaaaattaaagttgGAGATGGAAGCAATAGCAAAGAGACATGAAATTAAGAAACTGGCTGAGGAAAACTTACTAGGAGGAATTCAAGTGTTTGTTTTTCCGCCAGTTGTTAAACCTGATCAAAATATAGAATTGTTCTTTAATAGGAGTCTTTCCATTCTGAATGGAGAGCAAGATGTTTTGATCATGGGAGCATTCAATGACTGGAAATGGAAATCTTTTACCATGAGGCTAAACAAAGCAAATATTGATGGGGATTGGTGGTCTTGTCAGATTCATGTTCCCAAGGAGGCTTACAAGATAGACTTCGTGTTCTTTAATGGGAAAGATGTCTATGAAAATAATGATGAAAAGGATTTCTGCATATATGTGGAAGGCGGAATGGATGCCTCTACATTTGAAGATTTCTTATTAGAGGAGAAACGTAAAGAACTTGAAAGACTTGCGAAAGAGAGGACTGAAAGGGAAAGACAAGAAGAAGAGGCGAGGCGAATAGAAGCTGAGAAGGTTGCTATGGCAGCTGACAGAGATCAGGCGAGGGCAGATACTGAAAAAAGGAGAGAGATGGTAAAACAGCTTTCAAAAATGGCAGCAAAGTCTGTTGATAATGTTTGGTTCATTGAACCTACTGAATTTCAAGGTGGAGACTTAGTCAggttatattataataaaaattcagGTCCTCTGGCTCATGCAGAAGAGCTTTGGGTTCATGGTGGGCATAATAATTGGACAGATGGATTATCCATTATTGAAAAACTTGTCTTTGCTGAGACAAAGGACAATTGTGATTGGTGGTATGCTGATG TAATCGTACCTGATCGAGCACTTGTTCTGGATTGGGTTCTTGCTGATGGGCTGCCCAAAAAGGCCAATATTTATGATAACAACAAACGTCTTGATTTCCATGCTATTGTTCCAAAAGCCATTTCTGAGGAGCTTTACTGGGTTGAGGAAGAACGCAGGATTTATAGGAAACTTCAGGAAGAGAGGAGATTAAGAGAGGAAGCTCTCCGTGCCAAG GTTGAAAGAACAGCTCGTATGAAATCTGAGACAAAGGAAAGAACCATGAAAAACTTTTTGTTATCACAGGAACACATAGTGTTTACTGATCCCGTTGATGTTCAAGCAGGGAGCGCAGTGACAGTCTTTTACAATCCTGCCAATACACCTCTGAATGGAAAACCTGAAGTATGGTTCAGATGTTCATTTAATCGTTGGTCCCACCGTAACGGTCCATTGCCACCACAAAAAATGTTGCCTGCTGATGGTGGCAGCCATGTGAAAGCCACTG TTAAGGTTCCATTGGACGCATATATGATGGATTTTGTATTTTCTGAGAGAGAAGATGGTGGGATATTTGACAATAAAAATGGCATGGATTATCATATACCTGTGGTGGGTGGAATAAGTAAGGAGCCACCATTGCACATTGTGCATATAGCTGTAGAAATGGCACCTATTGCAAAG GTTGGAGGTCTTGGTGATGTTGTAACTAGTTTATCCCGTGCCATTCAAGATTTGAACCATAATGTGGACATTGTTCTACCTAAATATGACTGTCTGAACCTAAGCAAT GTGGAAAATTTTCACCATCGACAAAATTATTTCTGGGGAGGAACAGAAGTAAAAGTCTGGTTCGGCAAAGTGGAAGGGCTCTCTGTTTACTTTTTGGAGCCTCAAAACGG ATTCTTTTGGACAGGATGTATATATGGTTGTGCAAATGATGGGGAGAGGTTTGGTTTCTTTTGTCATGCTGCTCTTGAATTCTTACTCCAAGGAGGATTTCATCCT GATATTATCCATTGTCATGATTGGTCTAGTGCACCAGTTGCTTGGTTATTCAAGGAACAATACATGCACTATGGCCTTACTAAAGCACGGGTTGTCTTCACTATTCACAATTTAGAATTTGGAGCGCAGCTTATTGGGAGAGCAATGTTGTACTCGGACAAGGCTACAACT GTGTCTCCTACGTACTCGAAGGAGGTGTCGGGAAATCCTGTCATTGCTCCCCATCTTCACAAGTTTCATGGCATTGTGAATGGAATAGACCCTGACATATGGGATCCATATAATGACAAGTTTATTCCG GTACCATACACTTCAGAGAATGTTGTTGAGGGAAAAAGAGCTGCCAAGGAAGCATTACAACAGAGACTTGGCCTAAGTAGGTCTGATCTGCCTTTAGTAGGGATTATCACTCGCTTAACTCATCAaaagggaatccatctcatcaagCATGCTATCTGGCGAACTCTAGATAGGGGTGGACAG GTTGTTTTGCTTGGTTCAGCTCCTGATCCGCGCATTCAAAATGATTTTGTGAATTTAGCAAATCAATTGCATTCATCTTACCCAGACCGTGCTCGTCTTTGTTTGACTTATGATGAGCCTCTTTCACACTTG ATTTATGCTGGTGGAGATCTGATACTTGTACCTTCAATTTTTGAGCCATGTGGTCTAACTCAGCTCACTGCAATGAGATATGGTTCAGTACCCGTTGTCCGAAAAACTGGAG gACTTTATGACACTGTGTTTGACGTCGATCACGATAAAGAAAGAGCACAAGCAGCAGGCCTTGAACCAAATGGATTCAATTTTGAAGGAGCAGATCCATCTGGTGTTGACTATGCTCTTAATAG ACGAATATGGGACGAAGGTTGGGAGTTGTTGGTACCATCACCATCATACTCCTCCCCTAAGAAGCACAAATATGGATACGAGATACAAATACGACACGACATGAATTCGGCGACATTATTTTTGAAAGCACACGTTTATTAA
- the LOC120083401 gene encoding probable beta-1,3-galactosyltransferase 2: MELTSMFGLKKVLLQICSIYVSERTISREGLRRNLQRMWIVPMANGVALKSTVSHERMELKSDSYNPQLAKTKTSGARPEEFSRSQLSIQTLAKSMLDLEKKLAAVTIGHKSSSNGSHVVEKNAEPTSKRKYLVVVGINTAFTSRERRDSVRATWMPQGDKRKKLEEEKGIIIRFVIGRSATPGSILDKSLDAEEREHGDFLRLNHVEGYLELSAKTKTYFATAVSLWDAEFYVKVDDDIHVNLAALGTTLVGHQNKPRVYIGCMKSGPVLSKKGVKYHEPEYLRFGDEGNLYFRHATGQLYGISKDLATYILQNQDVLHKYANEDVSLGSWFIGLDVEQVDDRKLCCGTPPDCETKALRDEVCVASFDWKCSGICNSVERMSEVHQKCAENETSLWNSF, from the exons ATGGAACTAACTTCTATGTTTGGTCTGAAAAAAGTTCTATTGCAAATTTGCAGTATTTATGTATCAGAGAGAACCATTTCCAGAGAAGGTCTGAGAAGGAATTTACAACG GATGTGGATAGTGCCTATGGCTAATGGTGTTGCACTGAAGTCTACAGTCTCTCATGAAAGAATGGAATTAAAATCTGATTCTTATAATCCACAGCTT GCGAAAACCAAAACATCTGGTGCAAGGCCAGAGGAGTTTTCAAGGTCCCAGCTGAGTATTCA GACACTTGCTAAGAGCATGTTAGATCTGGAGAAGAAACTTGCAGCTGTAACGATAGGTCATAAATCTTCATCAAATGGATCTCACGTTGTGGAAAAGAATGCAGAGCCAACTTCCAAGAGAAAATATCTAGTGGTTGTAGGAATCAATACAGCTTTTACTAGCCGAGAACGAAGAGATTCGGTTCGTGCAACTTGGATGCCACAAG GTGACAAAAGAAAGAAGTTGGAGGAAGAGAAAGGCATAATCATTCGTTTCGTTATCGGACGAAG TGCAACTCCTGGCAGCATACTCGATAAATCACTCGACGCAGAGGAGCGTGAACATGGAGACTTCCTGAGACTG AATCATGTGGAAGGTTACCTCGAATTATCGGCCAAGACGAAGACTTACTTTGCTACAGCTGTTTCTTTGTGGGATGCTGAATTCTACGTCAAAGTCGATGACGACATCCATGTGAACTTAG CTGCGCTTGGAACAACCCTGGTTGGACATCAGAATAAGCCTCGGGTTTACATCGGTTGTATGAAGTCCGGACCCGTCCTCTCTAAGAA AGGAGTAAAGTACCACGAACCGGAGTATTTGAGATTCGGCGACGAGGGAAATTTGTATTTCCGTCACGCTACAGGACAATTATATGGAATCTCAAAAGACTTAGCTACTTACATCTTGCAAAACCA AGATGTGCTGCACAAGTATGCCAATGAAGATGTTTCATTAGGATCTTGGTTTATTGGTTTAGATGTGGAACAGGTGGATGATAGGAAACTATGTTGTGGCACCCCACCTG ATTGTGAGACAAAAGCTTTGAGAGATGAAGTTTGTGTAGCTTCATTTGATTGGAAATGCAGTGGGATCTGCAACTCAGTTGAAAGAATGAGTGAAGTTCACCAGAAATGTGCTGAAAATGAGACCTCTTTATGGAATAGCTTTTGA